In the genome of Osmerus mordax isolate fOsmMor3 chromosome 10, fOsmMor3.pri, whole genome shotgun sequence, the window GGGTGCGTCCCTGTGCGGGGTGCGTCCCTGTGCGGGGTGCGTCCCTGTGCGGGGTGCGTCCCTGTGCGGGGTGCGTTCCCCGCTTTGCACCGCCACATTCCCACTGCCATCTGACAGGACACACCACGACCTGCCCACTCTGGGCTGAGGACTTCTGCAGTGCCTCCGGGGACTATAGGCCCAGCTTGAAATGCTCTCCGGACCCAATTATCCAATTAGCTAACGAAGGCTGGAATAGGGAGTGATGGGCTGGAACCCCCGGAGAGTTCTACACCAGtgtgaccctccctcccacctccttcaCCAGAGGCCAGACCACCTCCACGCCACACCAACACCAGTCAGCaagaacagggagaggaggggagggggaaggggggttctGTGAGTGAGAGCCACAAGCCCAAGGTCCCACCTGTTCAACCCTGCTGCAGACTTCCTCCACATACACCAGGCTCCCTACGCAACACTCCCAGCCTGTCTGAGGAATTCAATTACTCTGGCTAATTACAGTGGCGGTCCGACACCAAAAGAGGGACTTTGGAGGCTAGCCGATTGTTATACTATATTGAGGACGAATGAGGAAAAAGAACACACATCTTAACTCTCCTCCCTTTGGCCGAAGGACATATGGTGGGTATATAATACAAGGACTGTATCGTCGCAGTGACAAACTCCAGACAGTGATATTCCATTGGTATGTAACTCCTGGCACTTAAACCATTCCGTCAGTTTCCCCAAACGGGGTTAGgttcaaaagaaagaaaacaaacactGAAACCGCAACACTCAGCGCTTACGGGCTCTTCGCCATGAGAGGCTGCAGCTTCCTCTAACACCACTGTGGGTCTCCCACTGCCACTGCCCACAGGCGAGCCTTTTCTTCAGCCCTCAaaaccccttttttttttttttttctctcgttttctgtctttgccctGAAGGTAATCCCTCCAGTCTTGCGGTCGCACACACTCGCGCGCTCCGAAGTCTCTTCAGACCCCAAACATTAAAAGATGAAGGCCGACTGGCGGAATCCACGGGAAGTGATCTTCAGACGGATCTACCTCGgctttgatttgtttgtcgcGCTTTTGTCTCGCGCTTCAAACAAAATGCTGCGGCTTTGATCCGACCGAACCACAGCGACGCTCTGGCACTACTTTTAAAGatgatgaaaaagagagagagagagagagagaaaaaggaaactGGCACCACATCTAAGGGTGTCTATTtacccctccctctgtttcgacatctacacacacacacgatcaattCCACCCAGGTAAGGGCGCGTCTCTTTTATGAGACAAAGGCTGACAGTTGATCCCGAGTGTGTCTGACTGAAGCGGTGTGGATCACAGAGTCCCCGCCCAGACGGTGTGGTGAGTGATTAGGAGCCacgcgtgactgtgtgtgtgtgtaattacacTATTCCGagcaaagcaacaacaaaaaaaataatacttGCCGATCACTCGTCCGTGGGCCTGTGTAAACACAGGCGCACGGTCACCTTCTAATTAGCTCGCTTTTCTAGCGTCCCGAGTGTGTTGACCCTTCGAGACGTCGGAACAAATGCTGCTAACCAGCGGTTCTTTCTGAGCCcgtcagagaaggaggggaaagtCTTGTGATCACTGGCCTGGCTCGGCCTTTCTAGAACCCACCGCCCACAGGCGGGAAAACATCCGGCCTCCAAGCCAggtgtctctctttcacatgGCCAAAACCTTGAGTTCGATCCCTCCCATCACGCCAATTAAAACGATGACGACATGCACGCGGGTCTGTGGCCGCGGAGGGACATGGAGAACGACAAGGGACACTCCACACACTGCCTTGACACTCCACACACTGCCTTGTGTGGAGTGAGACCTTGGTCTGCATGCCAGCCGCCGACCACAAGAGAGAACACCTCCGGCCGCGAGATTGAATATCCTCGGAGCTCCGTAAGCAGTGATGAGACTCAGGCCTTTCTTTCGTGAAAAGGTCTGAGAAACACAAGGTCGTCCACGTGATCGAGAGTAACGTTGTGTAACCATCCGACACAATCTCCTGTACGGAGAACACGGCATATTTACTTTCCAAAGAAAACCAATTACCACATTCCAAAAATACtgccaatgtattttttttcctcttcttcttttttttttcttccttcttcTCTACCCCAATCTAAAAGTTTGTTTCTTCCAGAGATTCCCCCTTCACAACGAGCACCGCAGCTCAAGGACGACCCTCCACGACCTGTAATATTCCTGGTCACATTCAACCTTCAAAGAGCAAGCACATCAAACAACAAGAACGCCAATGTGTTCCTGCTTCCTGTAATAGAACCTCACCGCTCTACCCATGTCCATTGCACTCCACCCACTTCAAGACTGCCCACACCGGACCTccagtcaacaacaaaaaaactaccCCCAATGTCTGTGAGATTCCCTGAACTTCAGCTGGGCATGATAACCAAGGTCAagggactgggagggggggggggggcttctggaACTTtctggggcagggggtggggggcgttgAAAGAAGAATAGCCACCCGTCAACAAAGGACTATCGTTTCTTTGCCTCGGGGGATACCTGGGGAGAAGATGAAGACTGACAGGcctggggtgagggtgggctGGGACACCCAGAGTCAGAATAAtggctgcctcctctccccgtctctcaacACAGTGAACTCCCGAGGCTGGGGCCTCGCCAGACTACAGTCCCCGATCGTAGGAAAGAGGAACATTTTTGTCATACCTGTAGGGTATTTACACACCTGCTCTGGTTTGAGGTAGGAAGACATTGAAGGAAGATGTAGCACTGTGCGGTACGACCGACTCACTACAGAACTGATTGACATTCGTCCGTGCTTAACCAGGAGGGCAAATATGTGGACATTCATCACCGCAAACCTCCCCTCAAAATGACGCATGATGGATCATGTTATGTCTGCTTAAGAAGGTCAGGTCTGAGAGCTGGGAGATGAGACTTGATTGTCGGTTTCGTTAACCTTGCAGAGTTCTCAAGGAGGGAGGACAGTTCTGGAACTTGGCTGTTGAGGCCGACTAGGGGGGCCGATCATGTCTGGCCCCGGGGCAAGGAACCTGCAGGATAATCAGGGCCCTGGCCAAATTACAGAGCAAGGACGCCACTAAGTGGAGTTCAAGCCAGGGCCGAGGGAGAGGTCACCCATTAAACTAATATTCCCAAGTCACGGACTGCATTCCTGCGCTCGACGTCGACGCAAGGCAACGAGGGAGGCTTGATTATGTCAGGCATTTGAAGCGTCCAGGCGAGTGTACAGGcacacttttttatttttagtaacgtagagaaagaaaaagaaaaaagcttTTAAGGGAAAAATAATAACAGTTCTCCCTAAATGCATTTTTGAGATTTGTAGCAAAGGAGGAATGCAGACCGGTTCAGATGTGGGACTGAGCTGGCAAACGCTGTGTTTTCTACAACAACAAGAACCCCGTGAGGGCGCATAGGACGCCTGTTAACAACGCCAGTTCATGTCCATGTAAAGTCAAACGAAAATCTATTAGCCGTTGCAGAACAACTTGTATCACGCCAGCAATGAACAGAGTGTAGCTTGTCTTTCAAATAACAGCTTTAAAATGAATCACACCAAAAGTGAGAAATTAGGGTATGTTGAAGTCTGGGGTTATCTACGGTGAGAAACTCTGAACTATGGGATCCATTACCTCAAATATTTTAGAAACACAAGTGTCTTGAGCAACACAGGCAATACATCCAACCACACATACGGGTAGGTCCCAGCTGCTGAGATAACTGACCTGGTTGATTGAGTTGGCCGTGCAAGAAGCAAGCCCGGTCCCGAGAGTTGCGAGGAAGAACATGGCAGGGTCAAAGGGCACAGGAGCCATGGCATAGCCAGCTGCCGCAGTCACAACCACCAGTGCTGAAAAACCACAGGGAAAAAACTAAACACTTAAACTCATACTATAACCTACTCCAAAAAAATGCAATTAACTCCCATGCAGTGGAGGACCTCAAATGTAACATCATTGGCAGGCAGATCGCTGCCACAACTATACCTGTGAGTTTGATCTTGGCGAGTCGTGCGTACACATCTGGGAGCTCAGCCAGGTCCACCTTCAGCTCCTTCCACTGCCTGTCCAGGCGGGCCTCCCTGGCCGCTTCGGTCTCCACCTGGACGTGGGGGGCCTCAGACGAGGCCCCGGCTGCCTCAGACGAGGCCCCGGCTGCCTCAGACGAGGCCCAGGCTGCTCCGGACAACACAGCTGAGGCCGGTGCCTCTGCCTCGGCAGCAGGATGGAGAGCTGAAGAAGCGAGCTGGGCCAAGGGAACAGTGGACACCACTGGAGCTTCTACAGCCACAGACTCAGGTCCAGGTCCAGACTCAGGCCCATGCTCGGGCTGTGGTGCCACCTCACTGACCATAGGTTTAATGGTTGGCACCTGTTGGATTTGTCTGACCACGCTGTCGTCGCGGTCCTCAATGATGGTCAGGACGTCTGCCTGTTTAGGGATGGCCCGCTGGTGGAGCTCATTGTTTCTTAGTATTACATactagggagacagagaggaaacgcATGAGCGCAAAGATGCAAGGACAACATATCCCTGGACTTCATGCACGAGGTGAACGGTATTATGGGGGATATTATGATACAGTACGTTACCACTAACGTTGCATTTTTTCTGTGCATCACGTAGCTCAGCTATCATAATATGAATTCCTAATAATAACCATGCTTCTGATATTGATGAAGTGTAGGTTATTTACTTACATGATGCTTTAGGAAGTTCAGGTGTTGATACGTGACCCATTTACTTGGGTCTCTCTTGCAGAGCTGGATAAAACTGCGGGCACTTGGGTGAATTCTAGTTGCATGTCCTCCTAATTTCTGGTTTACACTGGCACCAAAAAGACCTAAATAGCAAACAATAATCACAATCAGGGCATATATCTGGACCTAGGCAATGAGCTCATTTTATGTTTCATTATTTTCTTGCTGTCCATTTTCTCCAGACACTCAACGTGAGTTGTTGAGTTTTTAAACTGCTTTAATCTAAGAGGCATATAATCAACATGCCACGTAGCTAGCTGCTTAGCAGGTGGCTAATACTAGGCTGCATAACATTGTTAGTCCTATATGTAACCTAGGTTATTTGATTAGCTAGCTAACACAACGACTAAATGCTACCAGTTAAATGTGGATGTCAATATTTTGAATGACAATgattgtgcacgtgtgtatatTAAAAGGTAGACTGTAAACATGCCAGCTAGCAGTCACTTAAGGTCATGCAGTTGGCAGGTTAGTACATATCCAGCAAGAACCACAGTAGGCAGTTCCCATTACACATGATGTTGCCAGCTAGTTAGCTTGGTAGCGACATTTGTGCTTGTTTTCGACAGAGCACATTCAGACAGTGGTTTAAAACATACCAACATGCTATCCGATTCTGTTGATAAGATGTATATTTACCTGTCAGTCTACTACATGGCGTTTTGTACATGTTCTTGAAACATAAAGCCGGTTCCCGGTGTGTCCTCTCCACATTCAGCAAGCCGCCATTTTGACCTCGGCTAGTGATAGGAAGCACTTCCGGGAACAAGTGTTGCAAAATGCTTTATGAAACGTCACTATCCTGCCTCGAAAGCAAATGTTGCGTTTCGATGTACGTGCAAGCATGTATGAACAGGATGGTTGACTAGTGACATAAAAATACTCCACATATGGTTACGTAGCATTCATATGGCACATTCGTGTTTTCGCTCTCCAAAATGAACAGtaaaatgaattaaataaatacttatATGTCCTGAAATGACCTTGTAGTAGATAAAGCAGCTAAAAGTTATTTAAACCTATTTAAAATGGGattttaagagacaaaaatTGTTTTCCTTGCTTTGAATTACATAAAGTaggattttttcttcttcatggaACACAGCCTACCTCATGTCATAAAAAAAGTATgcattacatgttttttttgtttttttggtatGGTATAAATTTTTTCTAAATATTACTATTATTTAATGAATGGACTTTTGCTTTTCTGCCCTTGTTTGTCCTCTGCGTGGGCCGGCTTACTTGGCctgttgtttatgtttgtgaTCATCTTGATTGCCCAGCCTGCCAACGGTGGCTGTCTGATTAATATCCTCTCCCTGCTTTTGACTTTGCTTCCATAGTTGCCTTCTGGAGAGGTGTGTACTGAAGGCTGGAAACACAATATTGTGAAATAAAATCATTTTCATGTCTGTGCATTACTGTGTGTACTGTGAAACATTTTGGGGAAGAAGTTAGAAATTCAGATTTACTTTTTACTgatacacaaaaaaaaataagTATAAATGCATTTCCATTTCTTTAACTGTACAATTTTTTGGTACAAATTCAATTTTCTCACAAAATTAAACCTTATACAGAGTtaccctatttctctctctccctccctctctgcctctctccctcccactctttctttctttctttctttctttctttctctctctctctctctctctctctctctctctctctctctctctctctctctctctctctctctctctctctctctctctctctcttccttgtaCAGTTGTTAAAGCTCAGACGGTTCCATTGAGTAATAAAGAACCACAGTGATCCAATCCGGGCAGCCCATTTCCCTGATTCATCTCATTCATTACAGGCTGTTCGAGAGCCCTCCTTCCTTGGCAAGATTACGCAATGTAATCTTCTTCCTCCATCAAGAAGCAGGAGCtgatgaatgtcaacaatacaCACCAGACGACCCAGGCCCTCCTCAGAAGCACCTTCATTACAGAAGGTAATGATTGTGTGCTCCCATGATTTGATTCCGTCTGACCCGGTCAACCTCTTAATGCTAGTTTTTAAATCAGCAATGAAAGGGGGGTATCATGTTTATCTACTTCATTCTTGGACACTGCAGTGAAGTTCATTTCAGCCCTGTATTATTTATCTTTTGGGGTTCTGGATACCTGTTATACAGTTGTGGAGGGTTGTAGCTTATCTACTAGGGTAgaaagggtggtgtgtgtgtgtgtgtgtttgtgtgcgcgcggTGGATGTTGGGGCAGGGGAGTCACAGAAGAACACACTTGTGTAGATGAGGGACAGCCTACCGGGTCATCAGGGCGCCTCACATGAACAAATGCTAATTTATGAGCACGCAGATTCCCCTCCTCCGAAAGCGCAGGATGGAATATTGTTTGTTGATATCATTTAGGAACAATTCATCCTTGTCCAGTGGGTTGGAGATAGAATACCTCTGGGGTTTCCACCAATCCAGTTTTGCTCCATGACCATCCGTTAAGGTCAAAGACTGGTTTTGGTTTAGATAAAGGTTTTGGTTTGAGGTCAGGTATAATGCATGGACAGCTACACTTTTTCCTAAGGGAAAAGCAAATTATCATACCACACAAATTGGATCTTCTTCATGGCACATTGAcgtaaaaaaaaagtgaaatccACCCACTTTACCTTTGCCCTTTGGGCTTTGTGAGGCAGTTGTTCAGCTGTCCTCCTCAACCCTCAAAAGTCAGGAGTAATGACCATTGTCTAAAGAAGGTTGTGATAATTGCAGGAGATGCTCCATTGAATGAAGA includes:
- the cox10 gene encoding protoheme IX farnesyltransferase, mitochondrial, coding for MYKTPCSRLTGLFGASVNQKLGGHATRIHPSARSFIQLCKRDPSKWVTYQHLNFLKHHYVILRNNELHQRAIPKQADVLTIIEDRDDSVVRQIQQVPTIKPMVSEVAPQPEHGPESGPGPESVAVEAPVVSTVPLAQLASSALHPAAEAEAPASAVLSGAAWASSEAAGASSEAAGASSEAPHVQVETEAAREARLDRQWKELKVDLAELPDVYARLAKIKLTALVVVTAAAGYAMAPVPFDPAMFFLATLGTGLASCTANSINQYFEVPFDSNMNRTKNRPLVRGQISPLHAVSFALACGVPGIALLTLAVNPLTGFLGGLNIFLYTCCYTPLKRLSISNTWVGAVVGAIPPVMGWTAATGALDPGALLLGGFLYCWQFPHFNALSWNLREDYSRGGYRMMSVTHPGMCRRVALRHSLGLIGLSGLGPFLDVTTWTFPLVSLPINLYISYLAFRFYRRGDRSSARKLFFCSLWHLPMLLLLALTCKKSRTGGGTQEGPALAPAAPLPPLALQS